A region of Flavobacterium indicum GPTSA100-9 = DSM 17447 DNA encodes the following proteins:
- a CDS encoding bifunctional UDP-3-O-[3-hydroxymyristoyl] N-acetylglucosamine deacetylase/3-hydroxyacyl-ACP dehydratase: protein MVKQTTIAQEISLTGVGLHTGQNVVMTFKPAPVNNGITFVRVDLEGQPIIEADANYVVNTQRGTNLEKLGVMIQTPEHVLAAVVGCDVDNVIIELNASELPIMDGSSKYFVEALEKVGIVEQEAQRKIYVVKDVISYTDEATGSEITVIPSDHYCVTAMVDFGTKVLGTQNATMKNIAEFKTEIADSRTFSFLHELEALLNNGLIKGGDLNNAIVYVDKEISPETMENLKKAFNKDEISVKPNGILDNLTLHYPNEAARHKLLDVIGDLSLIGTRIQGKVIANKPGHFVNTQFAKKIAKIIKIEERNQVPTYDLNKEPLLDIHGIMNLLPHRPPFLLVDKILELSETHVVGLKNVTMNEPFFVGHFPGAPVMPGVLQIEAMAQTGGILILSTVPDPENYLTYFMKIDNVKFKNKVLPGDTLIFKCDLISPIRRGVCHMQAYAYANGKLVSEAELMAQIVKVKND, encoded by the coding sequence ATGGTCAAGCAAACTACCATAGCACAAGAAATTTCATTAACTGGTGTAGGATTACATACGGGACAAAATGTTGTTATGACTTTTAAACCAGCACCAGTAAATAACGGTATTACATTCGTAAGAGTTGATTTAGAAGGTCAACCTATTATTGAAGCAGACGCAAATTATGTAGTTAATACACAACGAGGCACTAATTTAGAAAAATTAGGTGTTATGATTCAAACTCCTGAGCATGTTTTAGCAGCAGTTGTTGGTTGTGATGTTGACAATGTTATCATTGAACTTAATGCGTCAGAATTACCAATTATGGATGGTTCTTCTAAATATTTTGTTGAAGCTCTAGAAAAAGTTGGTATAGTTGAACAAGAAGCACAAAGAAAAATATATGTTGTAAAAGATGTTATTTCTTATACAGATGAAGCAACTGGCAGTGAAATTACAGTAATTCCTAGTGATCACTATTGTGTAACTGCTATGGTCGATTTTGGTACTAAAGTTTTAGGTACTCAAAATGCAACTATGAAAAATATTGCTGAATTTAAAACGGAAATTGCAGATAGTAGAACTTTTAGTTTTTTACATGAATTAGAAGCTTTGTTAAATAATGGATTAATTAAAGGAGGTGATTTAAATAATGCAATTGTTTATGTTGATAAAGAAATTTCACCAGAAACAATGGAAAATTTGAAAAAAGCTTTTAATAAGGATGAAATTTCAGTAAAACCAAATGGAATTTTAGATAATCTTACTTTACATTATCCAAATGAAGCTGCTCGTCATAAATTATTAGACGTAATAGGAGATTTGTCGTTGATTGGAACTAGAATTCAAGGAAAAGTTATCGCAAATAAACCGGGTCATTTTGTAAATACTCAATTTGCAAAAAAAATAGCAAAAATTATTAAAATTGAAGAGCGTAACCAAGTTCCAACGTATGATTTAAATAAAGAACCATTGTTGGATATTCACGGGATTATGAATCTTTTACCTCATAGACCACCTTTTTTATTAGTAGATAAAATATTAGAATTGTCTGAAACACATGTTGTTGGTTTAAAAAATGTTACAATGAATGAACCATTCTTTGTTGGACATTTCCCTGGGGCTCCTGTAATGCCGGGTGTTTTGCAAATAGAGGCAATGGCTCAAACAGGCGGAATTTTAATTTTAAGTACGGTTCCAGATCCAGAAAATTATTTAACATACTTCATGAAAATTGATAATGTGAAGTTTAAAAATAAAGTTTTACCAGGAGATACATTAATTTTTAAATGTGATTTAATTTCGCCAATAAGAAGAGGTGTTTGTCACATGCAAGCGTATGCGTATGCTAATGGAAAATTAGTTTCAGAAGCAGAATTAATGGCTCAAATTGTAAAAGTTAAAAACGATTAA
- the sucD gene encoding succinate--CoA ligase subunit alpha produces MSVLVNKNSKIIVQGFTGSEGTFHASQMIEYGTNVVGGVTPGKGGSTHLDRPVFNTVKDAVVQAGADTSIIFVPPAFAADAIMEAADAGIKVIICITEGIPVADMIKAYDYIKGKDCRLVGPNCPGVITPEEAKVGIMPGFVFKKGTVGIVSKSGTLTYEAADQVVRQGFGITTAIGIGGDPIIGTTTKEAVELLMNDPETELIIMIGEIGGQLEADAAKWIKADGNKKPVVGFIAGETAPKGRTMGHAGAIVGGADDTAEAKKRIMRENGIHVVDSPAEIGKKVKEILG; encoded by the coding sequence ATGAGTGTTTTAGTTAATAAAAATTCAAAAATAATCGTTCAAGGTTTTACAGGAAGTGAAGGAACTTTCCACGCTTCTCAAATGATTGAATATGGAACAAACGTTGTAGGTGGTGTAACTCCAGGTAAAGGTGGTTCTACTCACTTAGATAGACCTGTATTTAACACTGTTAAAGATGCTGTAGTTCAAGCTGGTGCTGATACATCAATTATTTTTGTTCCACCTGCATTTGCAGCGGATGCTATTATGGAAGCTGCGGATGCTGGAATTAAAGTAATCATTTGTATTACAGAAGGTATTCCTGTAGCAGATATGATTAAAGCTTATGATTATATTAAAGGAAAAGACTGCCGTTTAGTAGGTCCTAACTGCCCAGGAGTAATCACTCCAGAAGAAGCTAAAGTTGGTATTATGCCAGGTTTCGTTTTCAAAAAAGGTACAGTTGGAATCGTTTCTAAATCAGGTACTTTAACATACGAAGCTGCTGATCAAGTTGTTCGTCAAGGATTCGGAATTACTACAGCTATTGGAATTGGTGGAGATCCAATTATTGGAACTACAACAAAAGAGGCAGTTGAATTATTAATGAACGACCCTGAAACTGAGCTAATTATCATGATTGGTGAAATCGGAGGACAATTAGAAGCGGATGCAGCTAAATGGATCAAAGCTGATGGTAATAAAAAACCAGTAGTTGGATTTATTGCAGGTGAAACTGCTCCTAAAGGTAGAACAATGGGTCACGCGGGTGCTATTGTTGGTGGTGCTGATGATACAGCAGAAGCTAAAAAACGCATCATGAGAGAAAACGGAATTCATGTTGTAGATTCTCCTGCTGAAATTGGTAAAAAAGTAAAAGAGATTTTAGGATAA
- a CDS encoding HD domain-containing protein — translation MSQINKLKILNDPIYGFVTIPNTLIYDLIQHPYFQRLRRISQMGMSYLVYPGAHHTRFHHALGCMHIMQKAVQTLRFKGVSISNEEENALYVTILLHDIGHGPFSHALEHSVIEVHHEELSLLFMEQLNKEFDGKLSLAIQIFKGEYHRKFMLQLISSQLDMDRMDYLKRDSFYTGVNEGNVNSERLIQMLNVKDDFLVMEEKGIYSIEKFLMARRLMYWQAYLHKTSVVAELILTKILKRAKELVVKGEELFGSSFLINFMKNKFELQDVNKEVLDQFSNLDDYDVLGAIKQWQFHNDFVLSSLCKMLINRHLLKIEITEDKIDKIKYLELKEKYISEYNLLEKDIEYFVFKGKLKNEAYSKSSEPIRILKKDGTIENVVEASDQMHLKALSKPVTKYFICYPKVID, via the coding sequence GTGAGCCAGATAAATAAACTTAAAATACTTAACGACCCAATTTATGGATTCGTAACTATTCCGAATACTTTAATTTATGATTTAATTCAACATCCTTATTTTCAACGATTAAGGCGTATTTCTCAAATGGGAATGTCGTATTTGGTTTATCCTGGCGCACATCATACCCGTTTCCATCATGCACTTGGATGTATGCATATTATGCAAAAAGCGGTTCAAACATTACGCTTTAAAGGGGTTTCGATTTCTAATGAAGAAGAAAATGCATTGTATGTTACGATTTTATTGCACGATATAGGGCATGGACCTTTTAGTCACGCGTTGGAACACAGTGTTATAGAAGTACATCATGAAGAACTTTCTTTGCTTTTTATGGAGCAATTAAATAAAGAATTTGATGGAAAATTAAGTTTAGCAATTCAAATTTTTAAAGGAGAGTACCACAGAAAATTCATGTTGCAATTGATATCTAGTCAATTAGACATGGATCGAATGGATTATTTGAAAAGAGATAGCTTTTATACGGGTGTAAACGAAGGAAATGTCAATAGTGAGCGTTTAATACAAATGTTAAATGTTAAGGATGATTTCTTAGTAATGGAGGAGAAAGGAATTTATTCTATTGAAAAATTTTTAATGGCCAGAAGATTAATGTATTGGCAGGCTTATTTGCATAAAACAAGTGTTGTGGCAGAATTAATTTTAACCAAAATATTAAAAAGAGCAAAAGAGTTGGTTGTAAAAGGGGAAGAATTATTTGGAAGCTCATTTTTAATAAACTTCATGAAAAATAAATTTGAATTACAAGATGTAAATAAAGAAGTTTTGGATCAATTTTCAAATTTAGATGATTATGATGTTCTTGGAGCAATTAAACAATGGCAATTTCATAATGATTTTGTATTGAGTAGTTTGTGTAAAATGCTTATCAATAGACATCTACTTAAAATTGAAATAACAGAAGATAAAATAGATAAAATCAAATACTTAGAATTAAAAGAAAAATATATTTCAGAATACAACTTGTTGGAAAAAGATATAGAGTATTTTGTTTTTAAAGGCAAACTTAAAAATGAAGCATACAGTAAATCAAGCGAGCCTATACGTATTTTGAAAAAAGATGGAACAATTGAAAATGTTGTAGAGGCATCGGACCAAATGCATTTAAAAGCATTGTCAAAACCTGTGACTAAATATTTTATTTGTTATCCAAAAGTAATTGATTAA
- the lpxA gene encoding acyl-ACP--UDP-N-acetylglucosamine O-acyltransferase, producing the protein MNQPLAYVHPGAKIARNVVIDPFTTIHSNVEIGEGTWIGSNVTIMEGARIGKNCNIFPGAVISAVPQDLKFGGEESLAIIGDNTTIRECVTINRGTVASGKTVIGKNCLIMATAHIAHDCHIGDNAIIVNGVALAGHVTVGDFAVIGGLAAVHQFISIGDHAMISGGSLVRKDVPPFTKAAKEPLSYVGINSVGLRRRGFSTEKIREIQDIYRILYQKNYNTTQALSIIEAEMEATPERDDIIQFIRNSSRGIMKGYTGSTL; encoded by the coding sequence ATGAATCAACCTTTAGCATATGTTCATCCTGGTGCAAAAATTGCACGTAATGTTGTAATTGACCCATTTACAACTATTCACAGTAATGTAGAAATAGGAGAGGGTACTTGGATTGGATCCAATGTTACTATCATGGAAGGAGCAAGAATTGGTAAAAATTGTAATATTTTCCCTGGAGCTGTTATTTCAGCTGTACCTCAAGATTTAAAATTTGGAGGAGAAGAGTCCTTAGCTATTATTGGTGATAACACAACTATTAGAGAGTGTGTTACAATTAATCGCGGAACAGTAGCTTCTGGAAAAACAGTAATTGGTAAAAATTGTTTAATCATGGCTACGGCTCACATTGCACATGATTGTCATATTGGTGATAATGCTATTATTGTTAATGGCGTTGCTTTAGCTGGACACGTTACTGTTGGTGATTTTGCTGTAATTGGTGGTTTAGCTGCTGTACATCAATTTATTTCAATTGGCGATCATGCTATGATTTCTGGTGGAAGTTTAGTTAGAAAAGATGTACCTCCATTTACGAAAGCTGCAAAAGAACCACTTTCTTATGTTGGAATTAATTCAGTTGGTTTGAGAAGAAGAGGATTTTCAACAGAAAAAATTAGAGAAATTCAAGATATATACAGAATTTTGTATCAAAAAAATTATAATACCACGCAAGCTTTAAGTATTATTGAAGCAGAAATGGAAGCTACTCCTGAAAGAGATGATATCATTCAATTTATTAGAAATTCTTCTCGAGGTATTATGAAAGGTTATACAGGAAGTACACTATAA
- the tsaE gene encoding tRNA (adenosine(37)-N6)-threonylcarbamoyltransferase complex ATPase subunit type 1 TsaE, with protein MTKIFSLEEISEVAKEILATSNLKKVITFHANMGVGKTTLIKELAKQLGVTNNSSSPTFSLVNEYESKTGEAIYHFDLYRINNELEAYDIGIDEYFYSGNWCFIEWPEKIPHLIPLDHAAIIINLLPNGKRELVLKNE; from the coding sequence ATGACAAAAATTTTTAGTTTAGAAGAAATAAGTGAAGTGGCTAAAGAAATTTTGGCCACTTCTAATTTAAAAAAAGTAATTACTTTTCATGCCAATATGGGTGTTGGAAAAACTACTTTAATAAAAGAATTAGCAAAACAATTAGGAGTTACTAACAATTCAAGTAGCCCAACATTCTCTCTAGTAAATGAATATGAATCAAAAACAGGAGAAGCAATCTACCATTTTGATTTATACAGAATAAACAATGAATTAGAAGCCTATGATATAGGAATTGACGAATACTTTTATTCTGGTAATTGGTGTTTTATTGAATGGCCCGAGAAAATTCCACATCTAATTCCTTTAGACCACGCTGCTATTATTATTAATTTATTACCAAATGGAAAAAGAGAATTAGTATTAAAAAATGAATAA
- a CDS encoding alanine dehydrogenase, translating to MAIYSPFSAKQLLPQEEKLEVQKHKSQLFIGIPKETSYQERRICLTPDAVSSLVSHGHQVMIESGAGVNSSYSDKDYSEAGAEVTNDTAKVFSCPIILKVEPPTLQEIAMMNHEAILISAIQLKTQKKDFFEALSTKKITALAFEFIKDDDGSYPAVKSLSEIAGTASVLIAAELMINNNDGKGLLFGNITGVPPTEVVILGAGTVAEYAVRTALSLGANVKVFDNSITKLRRLQNTLNQRIFTSTIHDKALLKALRRCDVAIGAMRGKNRTPIVVSETMVEHMKKGAVIVDVSIDTGGCFETSEVTTHERPTFIKNNVIHYCVPNIPSRYSKTASISISNIISPILIHIAEDGGIESAIRCNKGLKNGIYNYHGILTNKPIADWFNLEHRDINLLVF from the coding sequence ATGGCAATTTACAGTCCTTTTTCGGCTAAACAATTACTACCTCAAGAAGAAAAACTAGAGGTGCAAAAACATAAAAGTCAGCTTTTTATTGGAATACCTAAAGAAACTTCCTATCAAGAGAGAAGGATTTGTTTAACGCCTGATGCCGTAAGTTCATTAGTATCACACGGGCATCAAGTTATGATAGAATCAGGCGCTGGAGTCAATTCGAGTTATTCCGACAAAGATTATTCAGAAGCTGGAGCAGAAGTAACCAATGATACTGCAAAAGTTTTTAGTTGCCCTATTATTTTAAAAGTAGAACCGCCTACTTTACAAGAGATTGCTATGATGAACCATGAAGCAATATTGATATCCGCCATCCAATTAAAAACACAAAAAAAGGACTTTTTTGAAGCATTAAGTACAAAAAAAATCACCGCACTTGCTTTTGAATTTATTAAAGACGATGATGGTTCATATCCCGCAGTAAAATCATTAAGTGAAATAGCCGGAACTGCCTCTGTTTTAATTGCGGCAGAATTAATGATTAACAATAATGATGGAAAAGGTCTACTATTTGGAAATATAACTGGAGTTCCTCCTACAGAAGTTGTAATATTAGGTGCTGGTACAGTTGCAGAATATGCCGTTCGAACTGCATTAAGCTTAGGAGCAAATGTAAAAGTTTTTGATAATTCAATAACCAAATTAAGACGTTTACAAAATACATTAAATCAACGAATTTTTACTTCAACCATTCACGATAAAGCCTTATTAAAAGCCTTAAGAAGATGTGATGTTGCCATTGGGGCTATGCGTGGTAAAAACCGTACTCCAATTGTAGTTTCTGAAACCATGGTAGAGCACATGAAAAAAGGAGCTGTTATTGTAGATGTAAGCATTGATACCGGTGGATGTTTTGAAACTTCAGAAGTCACTACCCATGAAAGACCAACATTCATCAAAAACAATGTAATTCATTATTGTGTGCCTAATATACCTTCAAGATATTCAAAAACCGCAAGTATTTCTATAAGCAATATCATCTCTCCTATTTTAATTCACATCGCTGAAGATGGCGGAATTGAATCGGCTATACGATGCAATAAAGGTTTAAAAAATGGAATTTACAATTACCATGGAATTTTAACCAATAAACCAATTGCCGATTGGTTCAATTTGGAACATAGAGATATAAATTTATTAGTGTTTTAA
- the lpxD gene encoding UDP-3-O-(3-hydroxymyristoyl)glucosamine N-acyltransferase, whose translation MKFTAQQIAGILEGEVIGNPNAEVYKLAKIEEGTPGSLTFLANPKYINYIYSTAATIAIVNKSFEPEQEVSTTLIKVDDAYKSFSKLLEYYNQIKLMKSGIEQPSVISEGTTYGDDLYLGSFCYVGQNVKIGNNVKIYPNSFIGDNVEIGDNCILFAGVRVYSETVLGKSVTIHSGTVVGSDGFGFAPQEDGSYKKVPQIGNVIIEDDVEIGSCSTIDRATLGSTIIRKGVKLDNHIQIAHNVEIGENTVIASQTGIAGSTKVGKNCMIGGQVGIVGHITIGDNVKIQAQSGIAKSLKDGEVVQGSPAFNYGDFAKSFVHFKNLPSIVKDLENLKKEK comes from the coding sequence ATGAAGTTTACAGCGCAACAAATTGCAGGCATTTTGGAAGGTGAAGTAATAGGTAACCCAAATGCTGAAGTATATAAATTAGCTAAAATTGAAGAAGGAACTCCGGGTTCATTAACCTTTTTAGCCAATCCAAAATATATAAATTACATTTATTCAACTGCAGCAACTATTGCTATAGTAAATAAATCTTTTGAACCAGAACAAGAAGTTTCAACTACACTTATTAAGGTAGACGATGCTTATAAGTCTTTTTCAAAATTATTGGAATATTACAACCAAATTAAATTAATGAAGTCCGGTATTGAACAACCTTCAGTTATTTCAGAAGGCACAACTTATGGGGACGATTTATATTTAGGAAGTTTTTGCTATGTTGGGCAAAACGTAAAAATTGGAAATAACGTAAAGATTTATCCTAATAGTTTTATTGGTGATAATGTTGAAATTGGTGATAATTGCATACTCTTTGCTGGAGTTCGTGTTTATTCAGAAACAGTTTTAGGTAAAAGTGTTACTATTCATTCTGGTACTGTAGTTGGTTCAGATGGTTTTGGATTTGCTCCACAAGAGGACGGTTCGTATAAAAAAGTTCCTCAAATTGGAAATGTAATTATAGAGGATGATGTAGAAATTGGTTCATGTTCTACAATCGACAGAGCCACTTTAGGTTCTACAATAATTAGAAAAGGAGTGAAGCTTGATAATCATATTCAAATTGCACACAATGTTGAAATTGGTGAAAATACGGTAATTGCCTCTCAAACGGGAATTGCGGGTTCAACAAAAGTTGGAAAAAATTGTATGATTGGAGGACAAGTAGGAATTGTTGGTCACATTACAATTGGTGATAATGTAAAAATACAAGCACAATCCGGAATTGCAAAAAGCTTAAAGGATGGGGAAGTAGTTCAAGGAAGTCCCGCTTTTAATTACGGTGATTTTGCAAAATCATTCGTGCATTTCAAAAATTTACCTTCAATAGTAAAAGATTTAGAAAATTTAAAAAAGGAAAAATAA
- the efp gene encoding elongation factor P, protein MATTADIKNGLCIKFNHDIYKIVEFLHVKPGKGPAFVRTKLKSLTNGKVLDNTFSAGHKIETVRVETHTFQYLYNEGVDFHFMNTETFEQITLNRDVLDAPDLLKEGTNVMVQINTETDMPLAVDMPANIILEVTYAEPGVKGNTATNATKPATVETGATVNVPLFINEGDKIKIDTATGKYMERV, encoded by the coding sequence ATGGCTACAACAGCAGATATTAAAAACGGGTTATGTATTAAATTTAACCATGATATTTATAAAATTGTTGAATTCTTACACGTTAAACCTGGAAAAGGACCAGCTTTCGTTAGAACTAAATTAAAGTCTTTAACAAATGGAAAAGTGTTGGATAATACATTCTCAGCTGGTCACAAAATTGAAACAGTTCGTGTAGAAACACATACTTTTCAATATTTATATAATGAAGGTGTAGATTTTCATTTTATGAACACTGAAACATTTGAGCAAATTACCCTAAATAGAGATGTTCTAGATGCTCCGGATTTATTAAAAGAAGGAACTAATGTAATGGTACAAATCAACACTGAAACAGATATGCCTTTAGCAGTTGATATGCCTGCCAATATTATTTTAGAAGTAACTTATGCAGAACCAGGAGTAAAAGGTAATACAGCTACAAATGCTACTAAACCTGCAACTGTAGAAACTGGAGCAACAGTAAACGTTCCTTTATTTATTAATGAAGGTGATAAAATTAAAATTGATACTGCCACAGGTAAGTATATGGAAAGAGTATAA
- a CDS encoding UDP-3-O-(3-hydroxymyristoyl)glucosamine N-acyltransferase, protein MKFYKKYSLKEISEIISCKYIGDPNFPVLGMNEIHVVEPGDIVFVDHPKYYDKALQSAATIVLINKEVECPEGKALLISDDPFRDFNKLTQYFRPFTNAAVSISSTATIGEGTIIQPNCFIGNHVVIGKNCIIHSNVSIYDHCVLGDNVIIQAGTIIGADAFYYKKRPEGFDQLLSGGRVVIEDCVGIGALCTIDRGVTGDTTIGEGTKIDNQVHVGHDTLIGKKCLIAAQTGIAGCVVIEDEVTLWGQVGTTSGITIGEKAVVLGQTGVTKSIEGGKTYFGTPIEESREKLKQLANIKKIPDIIEKLK, encoded by the coding sequence ATGAAGTTTTATAAAAAATATAGTTTAAAAGAAATCTCGGAAATAATTTCATGTAAATATATTGGAGATCCTAATTTTCCTGTTCTAGGTATGAATGAAATTCATGTGGTAGAACCTGGAGATATTGTATTTGTAGATCATCCAAAATATTATGATAAAGCTTTACAATCAGCCGCTACTATTGTTTTAATAAATAAAGAAGTTGAATGTCCAGAAGGAAAGGCTTTGCTGATTTCTGATGATCCTTTTAGAGACTTCAATAAATTAACACAATACTTTAGACCTTTTACAAATGCTGCTGTCTCAATTTCTTCAACAGCAACAATTGGAGAAGGAACCATTATTCAACCAAATTGTTTTATTGGTAATCATGTAGTTATTGGTAAAAATTGTATTATTCATTCAAATGTTTCTATTTATGACCATTGTGTTTTAGGTGATAATGTAATTATTCAAGCAGGGACAATTATAGGTGCAGATGCTTTTTATTATAAAAAACGTCCTGAAGGATTTGATCAATTATTATCTGGAGGTAGAGTAGTTATAGAGGATTGTGTTGGTATAGGTGCTCTCTGTACTATTGATAGAGGAGTTACAGGTGATACAACAATTGGTGAAGGTACTAAAATAGACAACCAAGTGCATGTTGGTCATGATACTTTAATTGGTAAAAAATGTTTAATAGCGGCTCAAACTGGTATTGCGGGTTGTGTAGTTATTGAAGATGAAGTTACTTTATGGGGACAGGTGGGAACAACTAGTGGCATCACAATTGGTGAAAAAGCTGTTGTTTTAGGTCAAACAGGTGTAACAAAATCAATAGAAGGAGGAAAAACGTACTTTGGAACTCCAATTGAAGAATCTAGAGAAAAATTAAAACAACTAGCAAATATTAAAAAAATTCCTGATATTATTGAAAAATTAAAGTAA
- a CDS encoding DUF4258 domain-containing protein, with protein MSLRYRLAFYLLGLTIGFYFVGEFLGAKAKAKGVEFCYFPNCRVIKDIKSKPFQTSAAVDSIFAKKITSINEINEALDNGDVDFSQSNVSYKKGKKYIIETYLPKNKKVVLTIINYSNKAVLEEIKFN; from the coding sequence ATGTCACTGAGATACAGATTAGCTTTTTACTTACTTGGATTAACGATTGGATTTTATTTTGTTGGAGAGTTTTTAGGAGCAAAAGCAAAAGCAAAAGGTGTAGAATTTTGTTATTTTCCAAACTGTAGAGTTATTAAAGATATTAAAAGTAAACCATTTCAGACTTCCGCGGCTGTTGATAGTATTTTTGCCAAAAAAATTACATCAATAAACGAGATTAACGAAGCTTTAGATAATGGAGATGTTGATTTTTCACAGAGTAATGTTTCTTATAAAAAAGGTAAAAAATACATTATTGAAACCTATTTACCTAAAAACAAGAAAGTTGTATTAACAATTATAAATTACAGCAACAAAGCCGTACTTGAAGAAATAAAATTTAATTAA
- the porX gene encoding T9SS response regulator signal transducer PorX, which yields MNTIKILWVDDEIDLLKPHILFLEKKNYEVTTCNNGQDAIDLYKEHNFDIVFLDENMPGLSGLETLSEMKEFKSTTPVIMITKSEEEYIMEEAIGSKIADYLIKPVNPNQILLSLKKNLDHSRLVSEKTTLDYQKEFRKIAMDLAMVNSFEDWIELYKKLLYWEIELENIEDQNMISILESQKTEANLQFGKFIERNYEDWFDTSVRQGSAEEKADKPILSHKLFGELVAPEIRKKDKPILFVVIDNLRYDQWKAFENIVYNHYKPEKEVSYFSILPTATQYARNAIFSGLLPVEMEKKYPQYWKNDTDEGGKNLHEADFLTEQLKRLGLNIKHEYYKIVNQRDGRKLVENFKSLKNNDLTTIVYNFVDMISHAKTEMDVVKELASNDKAYRSLTLSWFKNSPLLELIQLGQQHGFKLIITTDHGTINCKNPSKVIGDKNTSLNLRYKTGRSLTYEEKDVYVVKDPKKIGLPSINMTSSFIFAKSDYFLAYVNNFNHYVSYYRNTYQHGGISLEEMIIPCIVLNPK from the coding sequence ATGAATACAATTAAAATCCTTTGGGTAGACGACGAAATTGATTTATTAAAGCCACACATTCTTTTTTTAGAAAAGAAAAATTATGAAGTAACAACATGCAATAATGGACAAGACGCCATTGATTTATATAAAGAACATAACTTTGATATTGTTTTTTTAGATGAGAACATGCCTGGTTTATCTGGTTTAGAAACGCTTTCTGAAATGAAAGAATTTAAATCGACCACACCTGTAATTATGATTACTAAGAGTGAGGAAGAATACATCATGGAAGAAGCCATAGGAAGTAAAATTGCAGATTACTTAATTAAACCTGTAAATCCAAATCAAATTCTTTTAAGTTTAAAGAAAAACTTAGATCATTCTCGCTTAGTTTCTGAAAAAACAACCTTAGATTATCAAAAAGAATTCCGTAAAATAGCTATGGATTTAGCTATGGTAAATTCTTTTGAGGATTGGATTGAATTGTATAAAAAATTATTGTATTGGGAAATTGAATTAGAAAATATTGAAGATCAAAATATGATTTCAATATTGGAGAGTCAAAAAACAGAAGCAAATTTACAATTTGGAAAATTTATTGAGCGTAATTATGAAGATTGGTTTGACACATCTGTTCGTCAAGGTTCAGCTGAAGAAAAAGCAGATAAACCAATACTTTCACATAAATTATTTGGCGAATTAGTTGCTCCAGAAATTCGTAAAAAAGATAAGCCAATCTTGTTTGTAGTTATTGACAACCTGCGTTATGATCAGTGGAAAGCTTTTGAAAACATAGTTTACAATCATTACAAACCTGAAAAAGAAGTAAGTTATTTTTCAATACTACCAACTGCTACACAATATGCTAGAAATGCCATTTTTTCCGGATTATTACCAGTAGAAATGGAAAAAAAATACCCTCAATATTGGAAAAACGACACCGATGAGGGTGGAAAAAACTTGCATGAAGCCGATTTCCTTACTGAACAATTAAAACGATTAGGTTTAAACATTAAACATGAATATTATAAAATTGTCAATCAACGAGACGGTAGAAAATTAGTTGAGAATTTTAAATCATTAAAAAACAACGATTTAACAACTATTGTTTACAATTTTGTAGACATGATTTCACATGCTAAAACTGAAATGGATGTAGTGAAAGAATTAGCTTCAAACGACAAAGCCTATCGTTCTTTAACCTTAAGTTGGTTTAAAAACTCCCCCCTTTTAGAATTGATTCAATTAGGACAACAACACGGTTTTAAATTAATCATTACAACCGACCACGGTACAATTAATTGTAAAAACCCATCAAAAGTAATAGGAGATAAAAATACCAGTTTAAATCTTCGTTATAAAACAGGAAGAAGCTTAACGTATGAAGAAAAAGATGTTTATGTCGTTAAAGATCCTAAAAAAATTGGATTACCTTCCATAAATATGACAAGTTCCTTTATTTTTGCTAAAAGTGATTATTTCTTAGCTTATGTAAATAATTTTAATCACTATGTGAGTTATTACAGAAATACCTACCAACATGGAGGGATTTCATTAGAAGAGATGATTATTCCTTGTATAGTTTTGAATCCTAAATAA